In Thunnus albacares chromosome 10, fThuAlb1.1, whole genome shotgun sequence, a single window of DNA contains:
- the tspan7 gene encoding tetraspanin-7, with the protein MSPPSRRLQTKPVITCLKTFLISYSLIFWITGMFLLAVGVWGKVSLEAYFSVASEESTNAPYVLIGTGATIVIFGLFGCFATCRGSPWMLKLYAMFLTVVFLAELVAGVSGFIFRHEIKAKLGSAYKNAVTSYNGTDSSSAGLDTIQRTLHCCGMKNYTDWENTLYFKEKGIPTSCCKEGVKCAPETLKDLDKAKTEVYTNGCFTLVTNLMEANLGIIAGISFGIAFFQLIGIFLACCLSRYITNNQYEMV; encoded by the exons ATGTCGCCGCCGTCTCGACGGCTTCAGACGAAGCCCGTGATCACCTGTCTGAAGACTTTCCTTATCTCCTACAGCCTCATATTCTGG ATCACAGGCATGTTCCTGCTGGCGGTCGGGGTGTGGGGGAAGGTGAGCCTGGAGGCCTATTTCTCTGTGGCTTCTGAGGAGAGCACCAACGCGCCATATGTCCTCATTGGGACCGGAGCCACCATCGTTATTTTCGGACTGTTTGGTTGCTTCGCTACATGCCGCGGCAGCCCATGGATGCTCAAACTG TACGCCATGTTCTTGACCGTGGTCTTCCTGGCTGAGCTTGTGGCTGGTGTGTCAGGCTTCATCTTCAGGCACGAG ATTAAGGCCAAATTAGGAAGCGCCTACAAAAACGCCGTGACGTCCTACAACggcacagacagcagcagcgcCGGGCTCGACACCATCCAGAGGACT CTTCATTGCTGCGGGATGAAAAACTACACCGACTGGGAGAACACACTTTACTTTAAAGAGAAAGGAATCCCCACCAGCTGCTGTAAGGAAGGTGTGAAGTGCGCACCGGAGACCCTGAAAGACCTCGACAAAGCTAAGACGGAAGTGTACACAAAT GGCTGCTTCACACTGGTGACCAATTTGATGGAGGCCAACCTGGGAATCATTGCTGGGATCTCTTTTGGAATTGCGTTCTTCCAG CTCATTGGAATATTCCTGGCCTGCTGCTTGTCTCGATACATAACCAACAACCAGTATGAGATGGTCTAA
- the srpx2 gene encoding sushi repeat-containing protein SRPX2, with the protein MTLSCVVAVLVLHLTAGTETTVYDTYNDFAEEDTTPQLDYKDPNWCHSPNLPNGEVTCHSPRGGGYRSTLGTRCELTCDRGYRLIGKSSIQCTASRRWSGSSYCRKMRCHVLPLIPHGRYTCSDGFVVDSRCDFTCDPGYRVEGEHSRTCQHGGSWSGGQPVCSDTDPPKIKCPRSRLKIAEPGKLTASMTWDPPTATDTADKSLDVILIGPESGTDFKEGASIIRYKVYDQARNRAACKFIVRVEVRRCPTLSPPMHGYLTCSSDGNNYGATCEYHCDGGFERRGMVSRVCQFNRSWGGRPAECVPMEIKSDVKTASALLDQFYEKRRLLIVSAPNISDAEYQMQNIMIQKSDCGLDLRHVTVIELLGSPPRETGRIKESQLTSEVIEGLRQVFRISRSYFSMVLLDKHGLDRERFIIPMASDELFSYIDSFLLNEEERERLELHRDFCDN; encoded by the exons ATGACACTCAGCTGCGTTGTTGCTGTGCTCGTTTTACATCTCACAG CTGGCACTGAGACAACAGTGTACGACACCTACAATGATTTTGCAGAGGAAGACACAACCCCTCAACTAGACTACAAAG aCCCGAACTGGTGTCATTCTCCGAATCTCCCCAATGGGGAGGTGACCTGCCACTCCCCTCGAGGTGGCGGCTACCGGAGCACGTTGGGCACCCGCTGCGAGCTGACCTGCGACCGAGGATACCGGTTGATTGGGAAGAGCTCGATTCAGTGTACCGCCAGCCGCCGCTGGTCTGGGTCTTCTTACTGCCGCA AGATGCGTTGCCATGTGCTGCCCCTCATCCCGCACGGCAGATACACCTGCAGTGATGGCTTCGTGGTGGACTCCAGATGCGACTTCACGTGTGACCCCGGCTACCGCGTAGAGGGGGAACACTCACGCACCTGCCAGCACGGGGGATCATGGAGCGGGGGGCAGCCCGTTTGCTCAG ACACTGATCCTCCAAAGATCAAGTGTCCTCGGTCCAGACTCAAGATTGCAGAGCCTGGAAAACTCACTGCCAGCATGACCTGGGACCCCCCCACTGCCACAGATACTGCTGATAAATCACTCGA tgtAATATTAATCGGCCCAGAGTCAGGCACCGACTTCAAAGAGGGAGCAAGCATTATCCGATACAAAGTGTACGATCAAGCCAGGAACAGAGCCGCCTGCAAGTTTATCGTTCGTGTTGAGG TGAGAAGATGTCCTACACTTTCTCCACCTATGCACGGCTACCTCACCTGCTCCTCTGATGGGAATAACTACGGAGCGACTTGTGAGTACCACTGCGATGGAGGATTTGAGCGGCGGGGGATGGTGAGCCGTGTCTGCCAGTTCAACCGCAGCTGGGGTGGACGCCCTGCTGAGTGTGTCC cAATGGAGATTAAATCAGACGTGAAGACAGCATCTGCTCTCCTGGATCAGTTCTATGAAAAGAGGAGGCTGCTGATCGTGTCTGCTCCCAACATATCTGACGCGGAGTACCAAATGCAGAACATCATGATACAG AAATCAGACTGTGGATTAGACTTGCGACACGTAACGGTGATCGAGCTCCTGGGCTCCCCGCCACGTGAGACGGGCCGCATCAAGGAGAGTCAGCTGACCTCTGAAGTCATCGAGGGTTTGAG GCAGGTGTTCAGAATCTCCAGATCCTACTTCAGCATGGTGCTGCTGGACAAGCATGGACTGGATCGAGAGCGCTTCATTATCCCGATGGCGTCAGACGAGTTGTTCTCCTACATCGATAGTTTCCTGCTGAACGAAGAGGAACGTGAGAGGCTGGAGCTCCACAGAGACTTCTGTGATAATTAG
- the sytl4 gene encoding synaptotagmin-like protein 4 has protein sequence MPQATDMINLGFLSDSERELILEVLQRDKELRLAEEQRVRKLKTDLLDIKRKGAKRGSGRYSERSCGRCLEPLSRLNVFSSQCKMCNHNVCQKCRTVFPDGSWLCSVCAKESEMKKMTGDWFYEQRVNRFSTMTGHDLVRSSLKKRPQLKRRETTGEILLRSTEINPDPPTPVPRPRQKNLTTNKGHLSENSGSIASMESYESKEDVLSKPPPSDTESAENASLGSNKTETESGRVTPDLARKETHSVPSSVSSQTVPVKADTVSVHSNNSIANTAPEVKQVSPSPELDVDRLFKKSVKRAPKPSEYVSTLDLRDEPDTSAASMGNRSRSVPGLDVKEDEEEEEEDIDSLVSFHRRTVASSSSSLHGSKSTLGSLMSIYSEAGDYDSVDVSGDVVFSISYVERTQSLQVFIKECHGLASGDASRHISNPYVKCYLLPDKSRQSKRKTSIKRNTLNPVYQETLKYSISRSQLFTRSLLISVWHHGRLTRNAFLGEVEIPLDCRDLDSPEEEQVALMSKAASLPASAFAQYKGELVISLKYITPKKPTTEKIKGKKAVTEEGGELHVLIKEAKNLMAMKAGDTSDSFVKGYLFPSKAKSTKRKTPVVKKNLNPHYDHTFVYKDLALEQLKGMCLELTVWDREAMLSNEFLGGVRLSSGKGTIKIGKEEMEMDSIGEEVSLWQKMMQYPDSWAEGTLPLRSTMGKEKGK, from the exons ATGCCCCAAGCTACCGACATGATCAACCTGGGCTTTCTGTCTGACTCTGAGCGGGAGCTGATCCTGGAGGTGCTGCAACGGGACAAAGAGCTGAGGCTGGCTGAGGAGCAGCGAGTGAG GAAGCTGAAGACAGACTTGCTGGACATTAAGAGGAAAGGGGCTAAGCGTGGCAGTGGAAGATACAGTGAGCGTAGTTGTGGCCGATGCCTGGAGCCTCTGAGTCGACTGAATGTTTTCTCCAGCCAGTGTAAGATGTGCAATCACAATGTGTGCCAGAAATGCCGAACAGTCTTCCCCGATGGATCCTggctgtgcagtgtgtgtgccaAAGAGTC ggagatgaagaaaatgaCAGGTGACTGGTTCTACGAGCAACGGGTCAACCGTTTCTCCACAATGACTGGACACGACCTAGTGAGAAGCTCGCTCAAAAAGAGGCCTCAGT TGAAGAGGCGTGAAACAACGGGAGAAATTCTGTTGAGAAGTACAGAAATAAATCCAGACCCACCCACTCCTGTTCCTCGGCCCAGGCAGAAAAATCTAACAACAAACAAAGG TCATTTAAGTGAGAATTCGGGGTCAATCGCTTCAATGGAGTCATATGAATCAAAGGAGGATGTTTTGTCAAAGCCACCGCCCAGTGACACAGAGTCTGCAGAAAACGCTAGCTTAGGTAGCAATAAAACTGAGACCGAGTCTGGACGTGTGACCCCTGACCTAGCAAG GAAAGAGACGCACTCAGTTCCATCCAGCGTTTCCAGTCAGACTGTCCCAGTCAAGGCAGATACAGTCAGCGTTCACAGCAACAACTCAATAGCAAACACT GCCCCAGAAGTAAAACAGGTCAGTCCGAGCCCGGAGTTGGATGTTGATAGACTCTTTAAGAAGAGTGTTAAACGAGCCCCAAAGCCTTCTG AATACGTATCGACACTGGATCTCCGTGATGAACCGGACACATCAGCGGCCTCAATGGGCAACAGGAGCCGTTCTGTACCAGGCTTAGACGTGAAG gaagatgaagaagaagaggaggaggatattGACAGCTTAGTTAGCTTTCATAGAAGGACAGTGGCTTCGAGCTCCTCCAGCCTGCACGGCTCAAAG AGCACACTGGGCAGCCTGATGAGtatttacagtgaagcaggagactaTGACAGTGTGGACGTGAGCGGAGACGTCGTCTTCTCCATAAGCTATGTCGAACGAACCCAGAGCCTCCAGGTCTTCATCAAGGAGTGCCACGGGCTGGCCTCTGGCGATGCCTCGCGGCACATCTCTAACCC ttATGTCAAATGTTACCTTCTCCCTGACAAATCTCGCCAGAGCAAAAGGAAGACCAGCATCAAGAGAAACACCCTCAACCCCGTCTACCAAGAAACACTGAAG TACTCCATCAGCCGCTCTCAGCTGTTCACTCGATCCTTGTTGATATCAGTCTGGCATCATGGTCGGCTCACCCGCAACGCTTTCCTGGGAGAGGTGGAGATCCCTCTGGACTGCCGAGACCTGGACTCCCCGGAGGAGGAGCAAGTGGCACTCATGTCAAAG GCCGCCTCTCTGCCGGCTTCAGCCTTCGCTCAGTACAAAGGAGAATTGGTGATCTCTTTGAAGTATATCACACCTAAAAAGCCCACAACAGAGAAAATCAAAG GCAAAAAGGCGGTGACTGAGGAAGGGGGAGAACTGCACGTCTTAATTAAAGAGGCAAAGAATTTGATGGCAATGAAAGCAGGAGACACATCAGATAGCTTTGTAAAAGG GTATTTGTTCCCATCAAAAGCTAAGAGCACAAAGAGAAAGACTCCAGTTGTGAAGAAGAACCTGAACCCTCACTACGACCACACGTTCGTGTACAAGGATCTGGCTCTGGAGCAGCTGAAGGGGATGTGTCTGGAGCTCACGGTGTGGGACAGAGAGGCCATGTTGAGCAACGAATTCCTGGGAGGAGTGCGCCTCAGCTCCGGCAAAG GCACCATAAAAATAGGAAAGGAGGAAATGGAAATGGACTCCATTGGAGAGGAGGTCAGTCTGTGGCAGAAGATGATGCAGTACCCCGACTCGTGGGCAGAGGGCACTCTTCCACTGCGTTCCACTATGGGGAAGGAGAAGGGCAAATGA
- the trmt12 gene encoding tRNA wybutosine-synthesizing protein 2 homolog, with protein sequence MDGVPCLRVSQCHAQQFRKCLQSQGALDQSLCLLKESDGTVLLPILQSYLSQLDLQFFRAMVASESTCEIVWSQASLQSKKERGRTSGNKLEEILQQLLESNGERWTEELRGDIPRNFQRHGDLVLLGDNCFSLPLWKKMNQQLWSAVARGLGAKRLARMSRISRDGFRSPVVTMLLGEHSWVKHVDNGISYEFDVTKCMFSAGNITEKLRVAGFDCRGETVVDLFAGIGYFTLPYLVHAGATHVHACEWNPDAVEALQKNLAANGVFDRCTIHQGDNRQLQLCDVADQVNLGLIPSSEDSWPVACRLLKKTTGGILHIHQNVTSPLPNTAAIPAINDATQRVSGKKADREVWHAWADDTANRITSLLKDITGKSWITNIRHIEHVKSYAPRIHHVVLDLECRPS encoded by the exons ATGGACGGTGTACCCTGCCTTCGTGTGTCACAGTGTCATGCTCAGCAGTTCAG GAAATGTCTACAGTCCCAAGGTGCTCTGGACCAAAGTTTGTGTTTACTGAAAGAGTCAGATGGGACTGTCCTTCTGCCCATCTTACAATCTTATTTATCACAACTTGATCTGCAGTTTTTCAGAGCGATGGTGGCTTCAGAGAGTACCTGTGAAATAGTTTGGAGTCAG GCTTCTCTTCAGTCAAAGAAGGAGAGAGGTAGAACGAGTGGTAATAAACTAGAGGAAATCCTCCAGCAGCTGTTGGAGTCTAATGGAGAAAGATGGACGGAGGAGCTAAGGGGGGATATTCCTCGCAACTTCCAGCGGCATGGAGACTTAGTCCTGCTGGGAGACAACTGTTTCTCCCTGCCACTGTGGAAGAAAATGA ATCAACAGTTATGGAGTGCGGTAGCCAGAGGTCTGGGAGCAAAACGCCTGGCAAGAATGAGTCGAATATCCAGGGACGGATTTAGATCTCCCGTAGTGACGATGCTGTTAGGAGAGCACAGCTGGGTCAAACATGTGGACAATGGGATTAG TTATGAGTTTGATGTTACCAAATGCATGTTCTCAGCCGGAAACATAACAGAAAAGCTCCGAGTAGCCGGATTTGACTGCAGAGGAGAGACTGTGGTTGATTTATTTGCAG GTATTGGATACTTCACTCTCCCATATCTGGTTCACGCGGGGGCCACACATGTTCACGCCTGCGAGTGGAACCCAGACGCAGTCGAAGCTCTACAGAAAAACCTTGCAGCCAACGGGGTGTTTGACCGCTGCACAATTCACCAAGGAGACAATCGACaa ctCCAGCTGTGTGATGTTGCTGACCAGGTGAACCTGGGCCTCATACCGAGCTCTGAGGACAGCTGGCCCGTCGCCTGTCGCCTGCTGAAGAAAACAACTGGTGGCATTTTACACATTCACCAAAATGTTACGTCACCGTTACCGAACACTGCAGCTATTCCGGCAATCAATGACGCCACCCAGAGGGTTTCCGGGAAGAAAGCTGACAGAGAGGTGTGGCATGCCTGGGCTGATGACACAGCAAACCGCATCACCTCTCTGTTAAAGGACATCACCGGCAAATCGTGGATAACAAACATCCGGCACATTGAGCATGTTAAGTCATATGCACCTCGTATTCACCATGTTGTGCTGGACTTGGAGTGCAGACCATCCTGA